In Mariluticola halotolerans, one DNA window encodes the following:
- a CDS encoding thymidylate synthase has protein sequence MKQYLDLLQHVMDHGTDRGDRTGTGTRSVFGYQMRYDLGAGFPLLTTKKLHIRSIFYELLWFLRGETNVRWLQERGVSIWDEWADENGDLGPVYGSQWRSWPTANGEQIDQIANLVASIKTSPESRRHIVTAWNPAEIEHMALPPCHCLFQFYVADGKLSCQLYQRSADIFLGVPFNIASYALMTHMVAEVCGLEVGDFVHTLGDAHLYKNHFEQAKLQLSRAPGALPRLKIKTERTSIFDFEYEDFEIVDYVAAPGIKAPIAV, from the coding sequence ATGAAACAATATCTCGACCTGTTGCAGCATGTGATGGACCATGGCACCGACCGGGGCGACCGGACTGGTACCGGTACGCGTTCCGTATTCGGCTATCAGATGCGGTATGATCTGGGCGCGGGGTTTCCGCTGCTGACGACCAAGAAGCTGCATATCAGGTCGATCTTTTATGAGCTTTTGTGGTTTTTGCGCGGGGAAACCAATGTGCGCTGGCTGCAGGAGCGCGGTGTTTCCATCTGGGATGAATGGGCCGACGAAAACGGCGATCTCGGGCCGGTTTATGGCTCGCAATGGCGTTCCTGGCCGACAGCGAATGGCGAGCAGATTGACCAGATCGCCAATCTGGTTGCCTCGATCAAAACCAGTCCGGAATCGCGGCGGCATATCGTGACGGCCTGGAACCCGGCGGAAATCGAGCATATGGCGCTGCCACCCTGCCATTGCCTGTTCCAGTTTTATGTGGCGGACGGCAAGTTGAGTTGTCAGCTTTACCAGCGCTCGGCCGATATTTTTCTCGGGGTGCCGTTCAATATCGCCTCTTACGCATTGATGACGCATATGGTGGCCGAGGTATGTGGGCTTGAAGTGGGTGATTTTGTGCACACACTGGGTGATGCGCATTTGTACAAAAATCATTTTGAGCAGGCGAAGCTGCAATTGAGCCGGGCGCCGGGGGCGTTGCCGCGCCTCAAGATCAAGACAGAACGGACCTCGATCTTTGATTTCGAATATGAAGATTTCGAGATTGTGGACTATGTTGCAGCGCCGGGCATCAAGGCGCCGATTGCCGTATAA
- a CDS encoding GNAT family N-acetyltransferase has translation MSLTIRRAVDGDEGLVLGFIRDLAEYEQLLHEVVANEADLARDLFGPSPRVYCEIAEWEGEPAGFALWHYTYSTFRGAHGIWLEDLFVTPAFRGKRIGKALIASLARRCADEGLARLAWWVLDWNAPAIAFYKSLGAAMQDEWTVCRVDGAALDALAAR, from the coding sequence ATGAGTTTGACAATCCGCCGGGCCGTTGATGGCGATGAAGGGCTGGTGCTGGGTTTTATCCGCGATCTGGCCGAATATGAGCAGCTTTTACATGAAGTTGTGGCGAACGAGGCTGATCTGGCGCGGGATTTGTTTGGGCCAAGCCCCCGTGTTTATTGCGAAATTGCGGAATGGGAGGGTGAGCCCGCCGGTTTCGCGCTTTGGCATTATACCTATTCGACATTTCGCGGTGCCCATGGCATCTGGCTGGAAGACCTGTTTGTGACCCCGGCGTTTCGGGGCAAGCGGATTGGCAAGGCGTTGATTGCCAGTCTGGCGCGCCGTTGTGCCGATGAGGGGTTGGCGCGGCTGGCCTGGTGGGTGCTGGACTGGAACGCGCCGGCCATTGCGTTTTATAAATCGCTGGGAGCGGCAATGCAGGACGAGTGGACGGTGTGCCGGGTTGATGGAGCAGCGCTTGATGCGCTGGCGGCGCGATGA
- a CDS encoding dihydrofolate reductase, producing MSVAIAMIAAVAENGVIGAGNDIPWRIPSDFAHFKRTTMGKPMVMGRKQFESVGRPLPGRTNIVVTRQAGYQPDGVIVINDLTAAIAHARTIAEADGADEVMVIGGGEIYRQAMPLADRLYISHVALSPKGEVFFPEIDPAIWQVSDRLEVLPSEKDAAAYKICVYTRR from the coding sequence ATGAGCGTTGCGATTGCCATGATTGCCGCGGTGGCAGAGAACGGGGTGATTGGCGCGGGAAATGACATTCCCTGGCGCATTCCCTCGGATTTTGCCCATTTCAAGCGCACGACCATGGGCAAGCCCATGGTGATGGGGCGCAAACAGTTTGAAAGTGTTGGCAGGCCGTTGCCGGGGCGGACAAATATCGTTGTGACGCGGCAGGCGGGATATCAGCCAGATGGCGTGATTGTGATCAATGATCTCACTGCGGCGATTGCGCACGCCCGCACCATTGCCGAAGCCGATGGTGCTGATGAAGTGATGGTGATTGGCGGGGGCGAAATATACAGGCAGGCCATGCCGTTAGCTGACCGTCTTTATATCAGTCATGTGGCGCTTTCGCCTAAGGGTGAGGTGTTTTTTCCCGAAATTGATCCGGCGATCTGGCAGGTGTCGGACAGGCTCGAAGTTTTGCCCTCGGAAAAGGACGCAGCTGCCTATAAAATATGCGTTTACACACGCCGTTGA
- the hflK gene encoding FtsH protease activity modulator HflK: MPWDNNNGGGGRNNSGGPWGQAPGGGGGPRRTGGGNTPNLEDLLNRGRDQFQGGMPGGSRWLIVGGIVALAALWVSQSVYTVAPQEVGVELLFGKPKQELSQPGLHFHLWPVERVETVTITENQSRIASVLSGRSQDTEGLMLTGDQNIVDVAFSVLWRVSDPEKYLFNVREPDEMLRKAAESAMREVVGRRPAQDVFRDDRAGIAVEVQSITQEILSSYDAGVAVSNISIENVSPPAEVADAFDEVQRAEQDEDRFQEEARQYANTKLGAARGEAAQVREEAAAYKNRVVQEATGEAARFVSVYEEYAKAPEVTRKRLFLETMEEVLGGSQKVLIEDGASGSGVVPYLPLNELGGNAARSSQASGERQ, translated from the coding sequence ATGCCCTGGGATAACAATAATGGCGGGGGTGGCCGCAACAACAGTGGCGGGCCTTGGGGCCAGGCACCTGGAGGGGGCGGCGGACCACGCCGTACCGGCGGCGGTAATACGCCCAATTTGGAAGATTTGCTCAATCGCGGCCGCGACCAGTTTCAAGGTGGCATGCCCGGTGGCAGCCGCTGGTTGATTGTCGGTGGTATTGTGGCACTGGCGGCGCTTTGGGTGTCGCAGTCCGTTTATACGGTTGCGCCGCAGGAAGTTGGTGTGGAACTGCTGTTCGGCAAGCCGAAGCAGGAACTGAGCCAGCCGGGCCTGCATTTCCACCTCTGGCCCGTCGAGCGGGTCGAGACGGTGACGATCACTGAAAACCAGAGCCGTATTGCCTCGGTGCTTTCTGGCCGGTCTCAGGACACTGAAGGTCTGATGCTGACTGGTGACCAGAACATTGTTGATGTGGCATTCTCGGTTCTGTGGCGTGTGTCCGACCCCGAGAAATACCTGTTCAATGTGCGCGAACCAGACGAGATGCTGCGCAAGGCTGCTGAAAGCGCCATGCGTGAAGTGGTTGGCCGCCGGCCGGCACAGGATGTTTTCCGTGATGATCGTGCGGGTATCGCCGTGGAAGTTCAATCGATCACCCAGGAAATCCTCTCCAGCTATGACGCTGGTGTGGCCGTGAGCAATATATCGATCGAAAACGTGTCACCGCCTGCTGAAGTGGCTGATGCGTTCGACGAGGTGCAGCGCGCCGAGCAGGACGAAGACCGTTTCCAGGAAGAAGCCCGGCAATATGCCAATACCAAGCTGGGTGCCGCACGTGGTGAAGCCGCGCAGGTTCGTGAAGAAGCTGCCGCTTACAAAAACCGCGTCGTGCAAGAAGCAACAGGTGAGGCTGCACGCTTCGTTTCTGTTTATGAAGAATATGCCAAGGCCCCTGAAGTGACCCGTAAACGCTTGTTCCTTGAGACCATGGAAGAAGTGCTTGGCGGATCGCAGAAGGTTTTGATCGAGGACGGTGCGAGCGGTTCGGGCGTGGTGCCTTATCTGCCGCTTAACGAACTTGGTGGCAATGCGGCGCGTAGCAGCCAGGCTTCGGGAGAACGTCAATGA
- the hflC gene encoding protease modulator HflC: protein MNRLVIVVVVALAALYVLFSSVFIVNEREQAIVTRFGEITQVHTEPGLYFKVPTTIVDNVQIIEDRLLRYDLEDITLQVSGGKFYNVDAFLTYRIANPTKFRQSVLGSLTLADQRIATRFESALRNVYGLRDFNAALSEQRPEMMREARDLVREDLAEIGVSVIDVRILRTDLTDQVSAQTFDRMKAERLAEAALLRARGQEQAQTLRAIADRQAVEIVASAQKDSEILRGEGDAERNKVFAEAYGQDVEFFEFYRSMQSYRTALGDAGTTMLLSPDSEFFKYFGVQAGTAAPVGLSGQ, encoded by the coding sequence ATGAACAGACTAGTTATCGTCGTTGTCGTCGCTCTGGCGGCGCTTTATGTGCTGTTTTCCTCGGTGTTTATCGTCAACGAGCGTGAACAGGCTATCGTCACCCGCTTTGGTGAAATCACCCAGGTGCATACTGAGCCGGGTCTTTATTTCAAAGTGCCCACAACCATTGTGGACAATGTGCAGATCATTGAAGATCGTTTGCTGCGCTATGACCTTGAAGATATCACGCTGCAGGTTTCAGGCGGCAAGTTCTACAATGTGGATGCTTTCCTGACCTATCGTATTGCGAACCCGACCAAGTTCCGCCAGTCGGTTCTGGGTAGCCTTACCCTGGCTGACCAGCGGATTGCGACCCGGTTTGAATCAGCCTTGCGTAATGTTTACGGCCTGCGTGACTTTAACGCGGCGCTTAGTGAGCAGCGGCCCGAGATGATGCGTGAAGCGCGTGATCTGGTGCGGGAAGACCTGGCGGAAATTGGCGTCAGCGTTATCGATGTGCGGATTTTACGTACGGATCTTACCGACCAGGTTTCGGCCCAGACCTTTGACCGCATGAAGGCCGAACGTCTGGCTGAAGCTGCATTGTTGCGGGCACGTGGCCAGGAACAGGCGCAGACCTTGCGGGCTATTGCTGACCGTCAGGCTGTTGAAATCGTTGCTTCGGCGCAAAAGGATTCTGAAATCCTGCGCGGTGAAGGCGATGCCGAGCGGAACAAGGTGTTTGCAGAAGCCTATGGGCAGGACGTTGAATTCTTCGAATTCTACCGTTCCATGCAGTCCTATCGCACCGCGCTTGGCGATGCGGGCACCACCATGTTGCTGTCACCGGATTCCGAATTCTTCAAGTATTTCGGTGTCCAGGCAGGCACGGCGGCGCCTGTTGGCCTTAGCGGTCAGTGA
- a CDS encoding DUF2065 domain-containing protein, with product MSDFFAALALAVVLEGIAYAAFPDHMKRALAALLETPSSTIRAVALVCAAAGLFALWMIRG from the coding sequence GTGAGTGACTTTTTCGCAGCCCTAGCGCTTGCGGTTGTGCTGGAGGGGATCGCCTATGCGGCGTTCCCCGACCATATGAAACGTGCATTGGCGGCGCTTCTCGAAACGCCGTCATCCACGATAAGAGCCGTGGCACTGGTTTGCGCGGCGGCGGGTCTTTTCGCTTTGTGGATGATCCGCGGATAA
- a CDS encoding Do family serine endopeptidase, translating to MVRLVSCARLLRAALLAWGLSFGMVAGALAQQGPASVAHLARELSDAVVNIGTSRHVGHGAPFPEVPEGSPLEEFFDDLNPNQGLGEDMMREARSLGSGFVISAEGLIVTNNHVVDEADEILVFLPDGKRHVAKIVGADEKTDLAVLKIDAGYPLPFVEFGDSDTAQVGDWVMAIGNPFGLGGSVTLGIVSARNRNINSGPYDNFIQTDAAINQGNSGGPLFDMFGKVVGVNTAIISRSGGGLGIGFAVPGNLAKPVVDQLVAFGETRRGWLGVGIQEVSEDIAITLGREDTQGALVVEVIEASPSVGVMRDGDLILVFDGRPIVTTHDLPRFVAETEVGKQVIVRVLRDGTEQDLEVTIGRLEASEPTLLSDFEAPELQGNPDAEVTEKAGLAALVGLEVEVLDAVQRRELEIAGDVEGLLITNVVEGSHAEREGLLSGLVIEEVNQRAVSDVETLTAIVGTAREEGRPAVLFKVADPTGSRRYVAIRLQ from the coding sequence ATGGTCCGTCTGGTTTCATGTGCACGATTGCTGCGTGCCGCTTTGCTGGCATGGGGGCTGTCGTTTGGCATGGTGGCGGGTGCGCTGGCGCAACAGGGGCCGGCCTCTGTGGCGCATCTGGCCCGCGAACTCTCTGATGCGGTGGTCAATATCGGCACGTCGCGGCATGTGGGGCATGGCGCGCCATTTCCCGAGGTGCCCGAAGGCTCGCCGCTGGAAGAATTTTTTGACGACCTGAACCCCAATCAGGGGCTGGGCGAAGACATGATGCGCGAGGCGCGCAGTCTTGGTTCAGGGTTTGTGATTTCGGCTGAAGGGTTGATCGTCACCAATAATCATGTGGTGGATGAAGCCGACGAAATTCTGGTGTTTCTGCCGGACGGGAAACGGCATGTGGCCAAAATTGTTGGCGCGGATGAAAAGACCGATCTGGCGGTGTTGAAGATCGATGCCGGTTATCCGCTGCCTTTTGTGGAATTCGGGGATAGTGACACCGCGCAGGTGGGCGACTGGGTTATGGCCATTGGCAACCCGTTTGGCCTTGGCGGGTCGGTGACGCTCGGCATTGTTTCGGCGCGGAACCGCAATATCAATAGCGGACCTTATGACAATTTTATCCAGACCGATGCTGCCATCAATCAGGGTAATTCCGGTGGACCGCTATTTGACATGTTTGGCAAGGTTGTGGGGGTGAACACGGCCATTATTTCGCGCAGTGGCGGCGGGCTGGGCATTGGATTTGCGGTGCCGGGCAATCTGGCCAAGCCGGTTGTGGACCAGCTGGTGGCGTTTGGGGAGACGCGGCGCGGCTGGCTGGGTGTGGGCATTCAGGAAGTCAGTGAAGACATTGCCATTACCCTGGGGCGTGAGGACACGCAGGGTGCACTGGTGGTTGAGGTGATCGAGGCAAGCCCTTCTGTGGGCGTGATGCGCGATGGCGACCTTATTCTGGTATTTGATGGTCGACCGATTGTGACGACCCATGACCTGCCGCGCTTTGTGGCGGAAACGGAAGTGGGCAAGCAGGTGATTGTGCGTGTGTTGCGCGATGGGACAGAGCAGGACCTTGAGGTGACGATTGGCCGGCTGGAAGCCAGTGAGCCGACGCTGCTATCTGATTTTGAAGCTCCGGAATTGCAGGGTAATCCCGATGCGGAGGTAACAGAGAAGGCAGGGCTTGCAGCGCTGGTGGGGCTGGAAGTGGAAGTGCTCGATGCGGTGCAGCGGCGCGAGCTGGAGATTGCCGGCGACGTGGAGGGGCTGCTGATTACCAATGTGGTTGAAGGCTCGCATGCGGAACGCGAGGGGCTTTTGAGCGGTCTGGTGATCGAGGAAGTGAACCAGCGGGCGGTGAGCGATGTGGAGACGCTGACGGCGATTGTGGGGACAGCGCGGGAAGAGGGGCGTCCGGCGGTGCTGTTCAAGGTGGCTGACCCGACCGGTTCCCGCCGTTATGTGGCGATCCGTCTGCAATAG
- a CDS encoding GNAT family N-acetyltransferase, producing the protein MIIETARLLMRPFIDDDAEALAAINTNPASTRYFPAPMTQADSNAAVKRYQQGMADNGFSFLATELKPERQLIGIVGISRLEAPVSACIPGNPEVEIGWRISPKAWGHDYAPEAAQACLKYGFETLNLPEIVAITFEGNLPSRRVMEKIGMRHDPQASFDHPKVPADSPVKTHVTYRMANPAR; encoded by the coding sequence ATGATCATCGAAACGGCGCGTTTGCTGATGCGCCCTTTTATCGATGACGACGCAGAAGCACTGGCTGCAATCAACACCAATCCGGCCAGCACCCGTTATTTCCCCGCCCCGATGACACAGGCCGATTCAAACGCCGCCGTCAAGCGCTATCAACAAGGCATGGCGGATAATGGCTTCAGCTTTCTCGCAACTGAACTAAAGCCGGAACGCCAGCTGATCGGCATCGTTGGCATCTCCCGGCTGGAGGCGCCGGTCAGTGCCTGCATCCCCGGCAATCCGGAGGTCGAAATCGGCTGGCGCATCAGCCCCAAGGCCTGGGGCCACGATTACGCGCCGGAAGCGGCACAGGCCTGTCTCAAATATGGCTTTGAAACCCTCAACCTGCCGGAAATTGTCGCCATCACCTTTGAGGGCAACCTGCCTTCACGCCGGGTAATGGAAAAAATCGGCATGCGGCATGATCCTCAAGCCAGCTTCGATCATCCAAAAGTCCCGGCCGACAGTCCGGTCAAAACACACGTCACCTATCGCATGGCAAATCCGGCGCGTTAA
- the serB gene encoding phosphoserine phosphatase SerB: MSVLCLITNPADPALTKTLVDKVHREVGGELNWLTQGTACEIIKPKSTDPAADARELLAGQPIDAALVPLANRRKKLLIADMDSTMINEECIDELADALGLKDQVADITARAMNGELDFGEALETRVALLKGLSLKAMEEVRRERITLAPGGRVLVHTMKAYGAYTALISGGFTYFADHFAKRIGFDEAVANVLETDGDVLTGTVTKPIVDKATKLVRLETLLAEKQIPTAQSLAVGDGANDLPMLRGAGLGVALHAKPAVAEQARVRIDHGDLTALLYLQGYGDEDFVR, from the coding sequence ATGTCCGTTCTCTGCCTCATCACCAATCCTGCCGATCCTGCCCTCACCAAAACACTGGTCGATAAAGTCCACCGTGAAGTCGGCGGTGAACTGAACTGGCTGACCCAGGGCACTGCCTGCGAGATCATCAAGCCAAAGTCAACCGATCCGGCAGCCGACGCGCGCGAATTGCTGGCCGGCCAGCCCATCGACGCAGCTCTTGTGCCGCTGGCCAACCGCCGCAAAAAGCTCCTCATTGCCGATATGGATTCCACCATGATCAACGAGGAATGCATTGACGAACTGGCAGACGCCCTCGGCCTCAAGGACCAGGTTGCCGACATTACCGCCCGCGCCATGAATGGTGAACTGGATTTTGGCGAAGCGCTCGAGACCCGGGTCGCCCTGCTCAAGGGCCTCAGCCTGAAAGCAATGGAAGAAGTGCGCCGCGAGCGTATCACCCTCGCCCCCGGCGGCCGCGTCCTCGTCCACACCATGAAGGCCTATGGCGCTTATACCGCGCTCATTTCCGGCGGCTTCACCTATTTTGCAGATCATTTCGCCAAGCGCATCGGCTTTGATGAAGCCGTCGCCAATGTCCTTGAAACCGACGGCGACGTGCTCACCGGCACAGTCACCAAGCCGATTGTCGACAAGGCCACCAAACTGGTGCGCCTCGAAACCCTGCTGGCCGAAAAACAGATCCCCACAGCCCAATCGCTCGCCGTCGGCGATGGCGCCAATGATCTGCCCATGCTCCGGGGCGCAGGCCTTGGCGTCGCCCTGCACGCCAAGCCCGCTGTCGCCGAACAGGCGCGCGTCCGCATTGATCACGGCGATCTCACGGCCCTGCTCTATCTGCAAGGCTATGGCGACGAGGATTTCGTCAGATGA
- the miaA gene encoding tRNA (adenosine(37)-N6)-dimethylallyltransferase MiaA, with protein sequence MGVARRAVLIAGPTASGKSALALEKARALDGIVVNADSMQVYDSLSIVTARPQPDELAQAMHKLYGFVPAATRFSTGGWLAAVSEVIADPGLGDRPLIFTGGTGLYFDALINGVAVVPPVPQAVVERIEHEVGALDREGRRAMLAARDPAMVDRLPEPDRQRLVRALAVLEATGKSLAAWQDETQAGLLDGFEVERLVLNPDRDVLRDRIARRFAAMVDQGAVEEVAGLMAQNLDARLPVMKAIGVREIAAWQAGEMSREAAIERAIIGTHQYAKRQRTWFRNRMGDWDWIE encoded by the coding sequence ATGGGTGTTGCAAGGCGAGCAGTGTTGATAGCGGGTCCGACTGCCAGCGGCAAGTCGGCTTTGGCGCTGGAGAAAGCACGTGCGCTGGACGGGATCGTGGTCAACGCGGATTCCATGCAGGTTTATGACAGTCTGAGCATTGTCACGGCACGGCCGCAACCCGATGAACTGGCGCAGGCAATGCACAAACTCTATGGCTTCGTGCCGGCTGCGACGCGGTTTTCGACCGGCGGGTGGCTTGCGGCTGTGAGCGAGGTTATCGCTGATCCGGGGCTGGGTGATCGCCCGCTGATTTTCACTGGTGGGACCGGACTTTACTTCGATGCCTTGATAAACGGGGTGGCGGTGGTGCCGCCTGTGCCGCAGGCCGTGGTTGAGCGGATTGAGCATGAGGTTGGCGCGCTTGATCGTGAGGGCCGCAGAGCCATGCTGGCGGCGCGGGACCCCGCAATGGTGGACCGGTTGCCGGAACCGGACCGGCAGCGGCTGGTGCGGGCGCTGGCGGTGCTGGAGGCCACAGGCAAGTCGCTGGCGGCATGGCAGGATGAGACGCAAGCCGGGTTGCTGGACGGCTTTGAGGTGGAGCGGCTGGTGTTGAACCCGGACCGTGACGTCTTGCGCGACCGGATTGCCCGGCGGTTTGCCGCGATGGTTGATCAGGGTGCGGTGGAAGAAGTGGCTGGATTGATGGCGCAGAACCTTGATGCGCGCCTGCCGGTGATGAAAGCGATCGGCGTGCGTGAGATTGCGGCCTGGCAGGCGGGTGAGATGAGCCGTGAGGCTGCAATTGAGCGGGCGATTATCGGCACGCATCAATATGCCAAACGGCAACGCACCTGGTTTCGGAACCGGATGGGCGACTGGGACTGGATCGAGTAG
- a CDS encoding glycine zipper domain-containing protein yields MKKLFILAAALMSLSACSTTEKGAAVGAGAGAIIGGVATNSVAGAAVGAAVGGVAGAVIGRVADNPSECYYRDRRGELYRAACPKG; encoded by the coding sequence ATGAAGAAGCTATTCATTCTGGCCGCAGCACTTATGTCGCTCAGCGCCTGTTCAACCACTGAAAAAGGTGCAGCCGTGGGTGCGGGTGCCGGTGCGATCATTGGCGGCGTTGCCACCAATTCCGTTGCTGGTGCAGCTGTTGGCGCTGCTGTTGGCGGTGTTGCCGGTGCGGTTATCGGCCGTGTCGCAGACAACCCCAGCGAGTGCTACTACCGCGACCGTCGTGGTGAGCTTTATCGCGCGGCTTGCCCCAAAGGCTAA
- a CDS encoding aconitase X swivel domain-containing protein: MSTKPKMPDTTLILKGRKVVGGRAEGEALVTDETISGWGGINERDGSIIERRHELVGQSFAGKILVFPGAKGSSGWSAFFHMTRLNKVAPAAMIFTRMTTKIALGAVVTRAPAMTACEPDPLTVIQTGDWVVVDADAGTVTVTKKHI; this comes from the coding sequence GTGAGCACGAAACCCAAAATGCCCGACACCACGCTGATCCTCAAGGGCCGCAAGGTCGTTGGCGGCCGCGCCGAGGGCGAAGCCCTCGTCACTGACGAAACCATTTCCGGCTGGGGCGGCATCAATGAACGCGACGGCTCCATCATCGAACGCCGTCACGAACTGGTTGGCCAGAGCTTTGCCGGCAAGATCCTCGTCTTTCCCGGTGCCAAGGGCTCGTCAGGCTGGTCGGCCTTCTTTCACATGACCCGGCTGAACAAGGTCGCCCCCGCCGCCATGATCTTCACCCGCATGACCACCAAGATCGCTCTTGGTGCCGTCGTCACCCGCGCCCCGGCCATGACCGCCTGCGAACCTGATCCTCTGACCGTTATTCAAACAGGCGACTGGGTCGTCGTCGACGCAGATGCAGGTACAGTCACCGTCACTAAAAAACATATATAA
- a CDS encoding aconitase X catalytic domain-containing protein — translation MQLTDFEKSMLEGDHGRAKARAMDLLVRYGEALGAERLVETNNVAGAFNASTPSVKAIVDKGMDHVFSELNLDSDEVVEIPHMAANTCQLITGIDNDNWKLQGASEDLINMQRGAEKYLGARGVNMFATCTPYQVGNVPVKGEHCAWMESSAVIYCNSVLGARTNVEGKESTGAAGLTGRIPYWGYHITENRYGSHLVEVDVETDDMMDWGLLGYWLGEQVEENIPVLNGISHQPNLIKLKHFGAAAASSGGVEMYHIPGVTPEAASIEEAFGPKKSLATFRYGRAQRRETYEKIQSATERKVDFIMLGCPHNSIEQMALIAHMLTDKKVHPDVALWVHTPRALKQVADRNGYCDIITAAGGVVMSDTCPAISRRLPPGVRVMATDSAKQAHYLPAIAKVQGWFGSVNDCIDAAITGQWNGGIQ, via the coding sequence ATGCAGCTCACTGATTTTGAAAAATCGATGCTCGAGGGCGATCATGGACGGGCAAAGGCCCGCGCCATGGACCTGCTGGTGCGTTATGGTGAGGCGCTTGGCGCAGAGCGTCTGGTCGAAACCAATAATGTTGCCGGTGCCTTCAACGCCTCGACACCCTCGGTCAAGGCGATTGTCGACAAGGGTATGGATCACGTTTTCTCCGAACTCAATCTCGATAGCGACGAGGTTGTCGAAATTCCGCATATGGCCGCCAATACCTGCCAGCTCATCACTGGCATCGACAATGATAACTGGAAATTGCAGGGCGCCAGCGAGGACTTGATCAACATGCAGCGCGGTGCCGAGAAATATCTTGGCGCGCGCGGCGTCAACATGTTCGCCACCTGCACCCCCTATCAGGTCGGCAATGTCCCGGTAAAAGGGGAACATTGCGCCTGGATGGAAAGCTCAGCAGTCATCTATTGCAATTCCGTGCTCGGTGCCCGCACCAATGTTGAGGGCAAGGAAAGCACAGGTGCCGCCGGGCTGACCGGCCGCATCCCCTATTGGGGCTACCATATCACCGAAAACCGCTACGGCTCGCACCTGGTCGAGGTCGATGTGGAAACTGATGACATGATGGACTGGGGACTTTTGGGCTATTGGCTCGGCGAGCAGGTCGAGGAGAACATTCCGGTTCTCAATGGCATCAGCCATCAGCCCAATCTGATCAAGCTCAAGCATTTCGGGGCAGCCGCTGCCTCCTCGGGCGGTGTCGAGATGTATCACATTCCCGGTGTCACCCCCGAAGCCGCAAGCATCGAAGAGGCCTTTGGCCCGAAAAAAAGCCTTGCAACCTTCCGCTATGGCCGCGCCCAACGCCGCGAGACCTATGAAAAAATTCAAAGCGCCACCGAGCGCAAGGTAGATTTCATCATGCTCGGCTGCCCGCATAATTCCATCGAACAGATGGCATTAATCGCCCATATGCTGACGGACAAGAAAGTCCATCCCGATGTGGCGCTTTGGGTGCACACTCCGCGCGCCCTCAAACAGGTCGCCGACCGCAATGGTTATTGCGACATCATCACCGCCGCCGGTGGCGTGGTCATGAGCGATACCTGCCCCGCCATTTCCCGGCGCCTGCCGCCCGGCGTTCGTGTCATGGCCACCGACAGCGCCAAACAGGCCCATTACCTGCCCGCCATCGCCAAGGTCCAGGGCTGGTTCGGCTCGGTCAATGATTGCATTGACGCCGCCATAACCGGTCAGTGGAATGGAGGCATCCAGTGA